From the Entomomonas sp. E2T0 genome, one window contains:
- a CDS encoding DMT family transporter codes for MQTAIIRANILMLITAMIWGSTFLGQNVAMNYMGALTFSGVRFLLGTFALLPIIFFYLRKNKLTLLQIFSKRTIAGGIVLGIILTIGINLQQIGIKYTTITNSGFITGLYVILVPILGLIIGQRTGLGTWIGAVLAVIGMALLTLTDHLTISFGDLITLISAFAWGLHVLSAGFLVSRYDPIAVAFMQCLVCSILSLLLAAPLEGLQISFAQPALLAIFFTGIVSVAISFTLQLIAQKDAVPSHAAVILSLEAVFAAICGAIFLDESLTTRGYIGCMFMFVGIIIAQIWPTKKQPSLPVNN; via the coding sequence ATGCAAACTGCTATAATCCGTGCCAACATTCTAATGTTAATCACTGCCATGATCTGGGGAAGCACGTTCCTCGGACAAAATGTCGCAATGAACTACATGGGCGCGCTTACCTTTTCAGGAGTACGTTTTCTATTAGGCACTTTTGCACTACTGCCTATTATCTTCTTTTATTTAAGAAAAAATAAACTTACTTTATTACAAATATTTTCTAAAAGGACTATCGCAGGTGGCATCGTATTAGGAATTATATTAACTATAGGCATCAACTTACAACAGATAGGTATTAAATACACTACTATTACTAACTCTGGATTTATTACTGGCCTTTATGTCATTCTGGTTCCTATCCTTGGTTTAATCATTGGTCAAAGAACTGGATTAGGTACATGGATTGGTGCCGTATTAGCCGTTATTGGCATGGCTCTTCTTACATTAACAGATCACCTTACCATCAGTTTTGGGGATTTAATTACCCTAATCAGTGCATTTGCATGGGGGCTTCATGTACTAAGCGCTGGTTTTCTAGTAAGTCGTTATGATCCTATCGCAGTGGCTTTTATGCAATGTTTAGTCTGCTCGATACTTAGTTTATTACTAGCAGCGCCATTAGAAGGACTACAAATCAGCTTTGCTCAACCAGCACTACTGGCTATTTTCTTTACAGGGATTGTTTCGGTGGCTATTAGTTTTACATTACAACTCATTGCTCAGAAAGATGCTGTTCCCTCACATGCGGCTGTTATTTTATCATTAGAAGCGGTATTTGCTGCTATTTGTGGCGCTATATTCTTAGACGAATCACTAACAACACGAGGCTATATTGGATGTATGTTTATGTTTGTAGGAATTATTATTGCGCAAATCTGGCCAACAAAAAAACAACCATCATTACCAGTTAATAACTAA
- a CDS encoding tRNA-uridine aminocarboxypropyltransferase, with protein MTEYPHAVAKLRAIRQASSTRPFLARGHQVKRCERCRLDENYCICNWQPKVNTSVGVCLLMYDSEPFKPSNTGWLIADIVKDTHAFSWTRVGDMQAVKDLLKDDSWQPYIVFPGEYAQSERVNHQLIKTTKKPLFILLDGTWPEARKMFRKSPYLDSLPVLSLTPEQYSRYQLRRSTNNMHLCTAEVAALCLELADENLAASALNTWLDLFTQHYLAARECRKVNVDDVLHQQALTYQMDL; from the coding sequence ATGACAGAATATCCTCATGCGGTAGCTAAATTACGTGCTATTCGGCAAGCAAGTAGTACACGTCCTTTTTTAGCAAGGGGACATCAGGTTAAGCGTTGTGAGCGTTGTAGACTTGATGAAAACTACTGTATTTGTAATTGGCAGCCTAAAGTTAATACATCAGTAGGTGTTTGTTTATTGATGTATGATAGTGAACCATTTAAACCCAGTAATACAGGTTGGTTAATTGCTGATATTGTAAAAGATACACATGCTTTTAGTTGGACTAGGGTAGGTGATATGCAGGCAGTTAAAGACTTACTGAAAGATGATAGTTGGCAGCCTTATATTGTGTTTCCTGGTGAGTATGCACAATCAGAGCGAGTTAATCATCAGCTAATAAAAACAACAAAAAAACCATTATTTATTTTATTAGATGGTACTTGGCCCGAAGCTAGGAAAATGTTTCGTAAAAGCCCTTATTTGGATAGTTTGCCTGTATTGAGTTTAACGCCTGAACAATACTCACGTTATCAATTACGACGCTCTACTAATAACATGCATTTATGTACCGCAGAGGTGGCTGCACTTTGTTTGGAGTTAGCCGATGAAAATCTAGCAGCTTCAGCACTAAATACATGGTTGGACCTTTTTACGCAACATTATCTGGCAGCCCGAGAGTGCCGAAAAGTTAATGTAGATGATGTATTACATCAGCAAGCATTAACATATCAAATGGATCTTTAG
- a CDS encoding cation-transporting P-type ATPase: MNKMTQQNTDKAWYQLETEEVVKRLNTSKQGLAISQVDDLLQEYGKNTLPEKKSKHPLLRFLAHFNDTLIYILLVAAVITSVMGHWVDTAVILGVTVINALIGFIQENSAEQSLKSIQGMLSNTATVIRGGVVQEIDAMELVPGDIVSLKPGVKIPADLRLVDVHNLQVEEAILTGESIAITKQTDLIEKESLLGDQLNMAFSGTTVSAGTAIGIVVATGSHTQLGLINRMMDETTSLRTPLLQQMDQLARNILYAIVGLIAILFVFGYFLHDISLGELLIALISLAVAAVPEGLPAIISIILSIGVQNMARKKAIIRKIPTVETLGAMTVICSDKTGTLTMNEMVVENIILADAEYQVTGNGYEPVGDIFNEASLQQVDLNQDILLSRFLQAALLCNDSELNQDSSGQWHIIGGPTEAALKVLAIKSGIEVEDERISKIPFDSLYKYMSTCNQIDDKTFIFLTGAPDVLFKLCDKQLTAHGTESFNQDYWDKEIAMYARRGLRMLGVAYKEQAEPVVKLEHSHVQERMVFLGIAGIMDPPRSEAIEAIRQCQSAGIKVKMITGDHPETAMAIGSMLNIGNGKDVITGQELEQIDDQALIPVAKQYDVFARTSPEHKLRLVRALQASHEIVGMTGDGVNDAPALKQAEVGIAMGIKGTTVTKEAADMVLADDNFATIANAVKEGRRVYDNLKKTTYFILPSNLAQGLIVVIAIILGMGIPLTPLQILWMNMATSITLSFGLAAELAESNVMSRPPRNAKASILDGYAIWRIIFVGILLATSAFILESYLASKYDNVNLVRTIILQTLVAGQWVYMFNCRFQTKFPFDKTIFQNKWLWGATGALIVLQLAITYLPFMNRIFSTEPLPLLYWGIILLFSVVIFIIIELEKFIMSRFKSR, translated from the coding sequence ATGAACAAAATGACACAACAAAATACTGATAAGGCTTGGTATCAACTCGAAACGGAAGAAGTAGTCAAACGACTCAATACATCAAAACAAGGCTTAGCTATAAGTCAAGTCGATGATTTATTACAGGAGTACGGTAAAAATACTTTACCAGAAAAAAAATCTAAGCATCCACTACTGCGCTTTTTAGCTCATTTTAATGATACTTTAATTTATATTTTATTGGTGGCCGCTGTTATTACATCTGTTATGGGGCATTGGGTTGATACGGCTGTTATTCTTGGCGTGACCGTTATTAATGCATTGATTGGGTTTATTCAGGAAAATAGTGCTGAGCAGTCATTAAAAAGTATTCAAGGGATGTTATCTAATACCGCAACAGTGATTCGTGGCGGTGTTGTTCAAGAAATCGATGCAATGGAGTTAGTGCCTGGTGATATTGTCTCTTTAAAACCTGGTGTGAAAATTCCTGCTGATTTACGTTTAGTTGATGTGCATAACTTACAGGTTGAAGAAGCTATTTTGACAGGAGAGTCTATAGCGATAACTAAACAAACTGATCTTATAGAAAAAGAGTCCTTATTAGGCGATCAATTAAATATGGCTTTTTCTGGTACTACAGTCAGTGCCGGTACAGCTATAGGTATTGTTGTGGCAACAGGTAGTCATACTCAACTTGGTTTAATCAATCGCATGATGGATGAAACAACAAGTTTACGTACACCATTGTTACAGCAAATGGATCAGTTAGCGAGAAATATTCTTTATGCGATAGTAGGGCTTATTGCCATCCTTTTTGTTTTTGGTTATTTCCTACACGATATTTCATTAGGTGAATTGTTAATTGCGCTTATTAGCTTGGCGGTGGCTGCTGTTCCTGAGGGCTTACCTGCTATTATTTCGATTATTTTATCGATTGGTGTACAAAATATGGCACGTAAAAAGGCCATTATCCGCAAAATTCCTACAGTAGAAACTTTAGGTGCGATGACTGTTATCTGTTCTGATAAAACAGGTACGCTCACCATGAATGAAATGGTGGTGGAAAATATTATTTTAGCTGATGCCGAATATCAAGTAACAGGTAATGGCTATGAACCTGTGGGTGATATTTTTAATGAAGCATCATTGCAACAAGTTGATCTTAACCAAGACATTTTATTAAGTCGTTTTTTACAGGCTGCTCTGTTATGTAATGACAGTGAGCTTAATCAAGATAGCAGTGGGCAATGGCATATTATTGGTGGTCCAACAGAGGCAGCTTTAAAAGTATTAGCGATTAAATCAGGTATTGAAGTAGAGGATGAAAGGATTAGTAAAATACCTTTTGATTCATTATATAAATATATGTCTACCTGTAATCAAATAGATGATAAAACATTTATCTTTCTAACAGGGGCACCTGATGTATTGTTTAAATTGTGTGATAAACAATTAACAGCACATGGTACGGAAAGTTTTAATCAAGATTACTGGGATAAAGAAATAGCTATGTATGCCCGTAGAGGGTTGCGTATGTTAGGTGTAGCCTATAAAGAACAAGCAGAACCAGTGGTTAAGTTAGAACACAGTCATGTACAAGAAAGGATGGTATTTCTTGGTATTGCAGGAATTATGGATCCTCCTCGCTCTGAAGCTATTGAAGCAATTAGGCAATGTCAGAGCGCAGGTATAAAGGTCAAAATGATTACGGGTGACCATCCAGAAACAGCAATGGCTATTGGTTCAATGTTAAATATAGGTAATGGTAAGGATGTTATTACTGGACAAGAGCTAGAGCAAATAGACGATCAAGCTTTGATACCTGTTGCCAAACAGTATGACGTATTTGCCCGTACCAGCCCTGAGCATAAACTACGTTTAGTACGAGCATTGCAGGCCAGTCATGAGATAGTAGGCATGACAGGAGATGGAGTTAATGATGCGCCTGCACTTAAACAAGCCGAAGTTGGCATAGCTATGGGGATCAAGGGAACTACGGTTACTAAAGAAGCTGCTGATATGGTGCTGGCGGATGATAATTTTGCCACTATTGCTAACGCTGTTAAAGAAGGGCGGAGAGTATATGATAACCTTAAGAAAACAACCTATTTTATTTTACCAAGTAACCTTGCACAGGGATTAATTGTTGTTATAGCTATTATATTGGGGATGGGAATCCCATTAACACCTTTACAAATCTTATGGATGAATATGGCTACCTCCATAACACTATCATTTGGGTTGGCAGCTGAGTTGGCTGAGTCTAATGTCATGTCCCGTCCACCACGTAATGCTAAAGCTTCTATTTTGGATGGTTATGCAATTTGGCGAATCATTTTTGTGGGTATTTTATTGGCAACAAGTGCCTTTATTTTAGAAAGTTATTTGGCAAGTAAATATGATAATGTGAACCTTGTTCGTACCATAATTTTACAGACGTTGGTTGCAGGGCAGTGGGTATATATGTTTAATTGCCGTTTCCAAACAAAATTTCCTTTTGATAAGACTATTTTTCAAAATAAATGGCTTTGGGGAGCGACGGGTGCATTGATTGTATTGCAGCTGGCAATTACTTATTTACCCTTTATGAATCGGATTTTTTCAACAGAACCATTACCTCTATTATACTGGGGAATTATTTTGCTATTTAGTGTGGTGATTTTTATCATTATTGAACTGGAGAAGTTTATTATGAGTCGTTTTAAATCAAGATAA
- the thiC gene encoding phosphomethylpyrimidine synthase ThiC, with the protein MQKTSLNPLSQSAQVDSNSVQPFPNSQKIYVQGSKADIQVPMREISVAETPTSLGNEYNPPVTVYDTSGPYTDPNITIDIRKGLADIRSTWLERRQDTEQLTSLSSQFSQQRLANAELQAMRFGLTHTPRKAKSGQNVTQMHYARKGIITDEMEYVAIRENLKLQQQLEAGVYNNQHAGQSFGASIPKQITPEFVRQEIARGRAIIPANINHVELEPMIIGRNFLVKINGNIGNSALGSSIEEEVAKLTWGIRWGADTIMDLSTGKYIHETREWIIRNSPVPIGTVPIYQALEKVGGIAEDLTWELFRDTLIEQAEQGVDYFTIHAGLRLHHIPLTAKRLTGIVSRGGSIMAKWCLAHHQENFLHTHFEDICEIMKAYDVSFSLGDGLRPGSVADANDAAQFGELETLGELTKIAWQHDIQTIIEGPGHIPMHLIKENMDKQLACCDEAPFYTLGPLVTDIAPAYDHITSGIGAAMIGWYGCAMLCYVTPKEHLGLPNKEDVKTGIITYKIAAHAADLAKGHPGAQIRDNALSKARFEFRWEDQFNLGLDPDTARSFHDETLPKDSAKVAHFCSMCGPKFCSMKITQEVRDYAAKQETIAVTEIEQKMQEKSAEFKQQGGKIYSEI; encoded by the coding sequence ATGCAAAAAACATCTCTAAACCCTTTAAGTCAATCAGCTCAAGTTGATAGTAACTCAGTACAACCTTTTCCCAACTCACAAAAAATATATGTACAGGGTTCAAAAGCAGATATTCAAGTACCTATGAGAGAAATCTCTGTAGCTGAAACACCTACTTCACTAGGTAATGAATACAATCCACCAGTTACTGTTTATGATACTTCAGGCCCCTATACTGATCCCAATATTACTATAGATATTCGTAAAGGATTAGCGGATATTCGCTCAACATGGCTAGAGCGTCGTCAAGATACGGAGCAACTGACCTCCCTTAGCTCACAATTTAGTCAACAACGATTAGCCAATGCTGAGTTACAAGCTATGCGCTTTGGACTAACTCATACACCAAGAAAAGCTAAGTCAGGCCAAAATGTAACTCAAATGCACTATGCTCGAAAAGGTATTATCACCGATGAAATGGAGTATGTAGCTATTCGAGAAAATTTAAAACTGCAACAACAATTAGAAGCAGGCGTTTATAATAATCAACATGCAGGACAAAGTTTTGGTGCCAGCATACCAAAACAAATCACTCCAGAATTTGTTCGCCAAGAAATTGCTAGGGGTAGAGCGATTATTCCCGCCAATATTAACCATGTTGAATTAGAACCAATGATTATTGGTCGTAATTTTTTAGTAAAAATTAACGGCAATATTGGTAATAGTGCATTAGGCTCTTCCATTGAAGAAGAAGTAGCCAAACTAACATGGGGGATTCGTTGGGGTGCAGACACCATTATGGATCTCTCCACAGGTAAATATATTCATGAGACCCGTGAGTGGATTATTCGCAATAGCCCAGTACCTATTGGTACAGTACCAATCTATCAAGCTTTAGAAAAAGTAGGCGGCATAGCAGAAGATTTAACATGGGAATTATTTAGAGACACCTTAATTGAACAAGCAGAACAAGGTGTTGATTACTTTACAATCCATGCAGGTTTAAGGTTACATCATATTCCGCTAACAGCAAAACGTTTAACAGGTATTGTCTCCCGTGGTGGTTCTATTATGGCAAAATGGTGTCTTGCTCACCATCAAGAGAACTTCCTGCATACACACTTTGAAGATATCTGTGAGATTATGAAAGCCTATGATGTTAGCTTCTCCTTAGGTGATGGTTTACGCCCTGGCTCTGTAGCGGATGCTAATGATGCAGCACAATTTGGTGAGCTAGAAACACTAGGCGAATTAACCAAAATTGCATGGCAACACGATATACAAACCATTATCGAAGGCCCTGGCCATATTCCTATGCATTTAATTAAAGAAAATATGGATAAACAACTAGCCTGTTGTGATGAAGCACCCTTTTATACCTTGGGTCCACTAGTTACTGATATTGCGCCAGCTTATGATCATATTACCTCTGGTATTGGTGCAGCGATGATTGGTTGGTATGGTTGCGCTATGCTTTGTTATGTCACCCCTAAAGAACACTTAGGACTACCCAATAAAGAAGATGTAAAAACAGGTATTATCACTTATAAAATTGCTGCACATGCCGCTGACTTAGCAAAAGGTCATCCTGGTGCACAAATAAGAGACAATGCACTATCTAAAGCTCGTTTTGAGTTCCGTTGGGAAGATCAGTTTAATTTAGGGTTAGATCCTGATACTGCTAGAAGCTTTCATGATGAAACACTACCCAAAGACTCTGCTAAGGTAGCTCATTTCTGTTCAATGTGCGGCCCTAAATTCTGCTCTATGAAAATCACTCAAGAAGTTCGTGATTATGCAGCTAAACAAGAAACAATTGCTGTAACAGAAATAGAACAGAAAATGCAGGAAAAATCTGCAGAGTTTAAACAACAAGGTGGCAAAATTTATTCAGAAATTTAA
- the nfsB gene encoding oxygen-insensitive NAD(P)H nitroreductase: MNIGEISAKRFTTKQYDSSKKIPEDQVKQLLTVLRNSPSSVNSQPWHFFVINSTEGKQKILPGISDFNHPRITDASHVVVFCAKTQMPEEHLQTILNQEDKDGRFANEEIKKANDGGRHFFVGLNNNSPEQLFNWESKQVYIALGNLMLAAATLGIDSTPIEGFDQQKLDEVLGLKEKGLSSVVVASLGYHATDDFNSKLPKSRLPEEQIFTFM; the protein is encoded by the coding sequence TTGAATATTGGTGAAATCTCAGCAAAACGCTTTACGACTAAACAGTATGATAGTAGTAAGAAAATCCCTGAAGATCAAGTAAAACAATTACTTACAGTGCTACGTAATAGTCCTTCTTCTGTAAACTCACAACCTTGGCATTTTTTTGTGATTAATAGCACAGAAGGCAAACAAAAAATCCTACCTGGCATTAGTGATTTTAATCATCCACGTATTACGGATGCTTCTCATGTAGTCGTATTCTGCGCAAAAACTCAAATGCCAGAAGAACACTTACAAACTATTTTAAATCAAGAAGATAAAGATGGTCGCTTTGCTAATGAAGAGATTAAAAAAGCTAATGATGGCGGTCGTCACTTCTTCGTAGGTCTGAATAATAACTCACCAGAGCAATTATTTAATTGGGAAAGCAAACAAGTTTATATTGCTTTAGGTAACTTAATGTTAGCAGCGGCCACCTTAGGTATAGATTCAACACCTATTGAAGGCTTTGATCAACAAAAACTAGATGAAGTATTAGGCTTAAAAGAAAAAGGGCTTTCTAGTGTAGTTGTAGCCAGCCTTGGTTATCATGCTACAGATGACTTTAATAGTAAATTACCTAAGTCTCGTCTCCCAGAAGAACAAATCTTCACCTTTATGTAA
- a CDS encoding TonB-dependent receptor — MSCILNSVAMLQNSPIRKGILLAILIQPLLWGSIVKAEEQITPSENSTDTTEDTLQMDTFTISADASSRGLSEAYSGGQVARGARMGILGNQDMMDSSFVSTAYTSKMIQDTQARSIADVVRNDPSVQVARGFGNFQEVYVIRGFPIYSDDMMYNGLYGILPRQYVATELVERVEVFRGANAFLNGAAPGGSGIGGAINLLPKRASNEPLTRLSSGIENGGQWYTATDISRRFGDEQQLGIRLNAARHKGETSIEDEYRKLDVFSLGLDYRIDNIRLSSDFGYQDQRLDDPRPSVTPTGNGVPSVPNTKDNFAQPWTYSMERQTFGTFRGEWDLLDNVTAWAAVGMRKGTEHSILSGPTAQEDGSFTARRSSFSREDTVFSGDMGLMGNFMTGPISHQWAVSHNRYNLRSRNAYAWSSSSITGNIYNPIGSSMPTDNSIVGGDLSSPHVTDRTEMMSTAIVDTLGFFDDQFLVTVGARRQNLNVKSYNYNTGDRASSYDESVTTPMYGVVYKFNSEISLYANHIEGLTKGDVAPSVSSGTPVVNAGEALAPYRSRQTEFGVKYDGGNIGGSLSFFTTKKPFSMVKDSYFTAGGKQRNRGVELMLFGEPVEGVRLLGGITYIEAKQIKVADDTSKNKKAIGVPKYRANLNAEWDIPFVEGLAVNSQLMYTDKQYVNATNTLHVPSWTRMDLGARYQMNIGKQKITLRGKVENIANRKYWASVGGYAGANYLTMGNPRTYMLSVDVDF, encoded by the coding sequence ATGTCTTGTATTCTCAATTCAGTAGCTATGCTTCAAAATAGCCCTATAAGAAAAGGAATTCTATTAGCAATCCTTATTCAGCCTCTCTTATGGGGAAGTATAGTTAAAGCTGAAGAACAGATAACACCATCAGAAAACTCAACAGACACAACTGAAGATACCTTACAAATGGATACTTTTACAATTAGTGCAGATGCTTCTTCTCGAGGTTTAAGCGAAGCCTATTCAGGTGGACAAGTAGCCCGTGGTGCTCGTATGGGCATTTTGGGGAATCAAGATATGATGGATTCTTCATTTGTAAGCACTGCCTATACCTCTAAAATGATTCAAGATACACAAGCACGCAGTATTGCTGATGTGGTACGTAATGATCCTAGCGTACAAGTGGCGCGAGGCTTTGGTAACTTTCAAGAAGTATATGTAATACGTGGTTTTCCTATTTATTCAGACGATATGATGTATAACGGACTATACGGCATTTTACCCCGCCAATATGTAGCCACTGAACTGGTAGAAAGAGTTGAAGTATTCCGTGGTGCTAATGCTTTCTTAAATGGAGCAGCGCCAGGTGGAAGTGGTATTGGTGGTGCGATTAATTTATTACCTAAAAGAGCAAGTAATGAGCCATTAACCAGATTATCCTCTGGTATTGAGAATGGTGGTCAGTGGTATACCGCTACGGACATTAGTAGACGTTTTGGTGATGAGCAACAATTAGGTATTAGGTTAAACGCCGCTCGCCACAAAGGTGAAACCAGCATTGAAGATGAATATCGTAAACTTGATGTATTTTCACTAGGATTAGATTATCGAATTGATAATATTAGACTTTCCAGTGATTTTGGTTATCAAGATCAACGGTTAGATGATCCTCGCCCTAGTGTAACACCAACAGGTAATGGTGTTCCCAGCGTGCCGAACACCAAAGATAACTTTGCACAACCTTGGACTTACTCTATGGAGCGCCAGACATTCGGTACTTTCCGCGGAGAGTGGGATTTACTAGATAATGTTACAGCTTGGGCGGCAGTGGGCATGCGTAAAGGGACTGAGCACAGTATTTTATCAGGTCCAACTGCCCAAGAAGATGGTTCATTTACGGCTAGACGCTCCTCTTTCAGTCGTGAAGATACTGTATTTTCAGGAGACATGGGATTGATGGGTAACTTTATGACAGGCCCTATTTCCCATCAATGGGCTGTCTCCCACAATCGTTATAACTTACGCTCCCGCAATGCTTATGCTTGGTCATCCTCATCTATCACAGGTAATATCTATAATCCTATTGGAAGTAGTATGCCTACAGATAACTCTATTGTTGGTGGTGACCTTTCATCTCCCCATGTTACTGATCGTACAGAGATGATGAGTACAGCCATAGTGGATACATTAGGTTTCTTTGATGATCAATTTTTGGTTACTGTAGGTGCTCGTCGTCAAAACTTAAATGTAAAGAGCTATAACTATAATACAGGTGATAGAGCTTCATCTTATGATGAAAGCGTTACTACACCTATGTATGGTGTAGTGTACAAATTTAACTCTGAAATTTCTTTATACGCCAACCATATTGAAGGTTTAACTAAGGGCGATGTTGCCCCTTCAGTTAGTAGTGGTACCCCAGTTGTTAATGCTGGTGAGGCATTAGCGCCTTACCGTTCCAGACAAACTGAGTTTGGTGTTAAATATGATGGTGGCAATATAGGCGGTAGTTTATCTTTCTTCACTACCAAAAAACCTTTTAGCATGGTTAAAGACAGCTATTTTACAGCAGGTGGCAAACAGCGTAATAGAGGTGTTGAGTTAATGCTGTTTGGTGAGCCAGTAGAAGGCGTTAGATTATTAGGTGGTATTACGTATATAGAAGCCAAGCAAATTAAAGTAGCGGATGATACGTCTAAAAATAAAAAGGCAATTGGTGTTCCTAAATATCGAGCTAATTTAAATGCTGAATGGGATATTCCTTTTGTTGAAGGGTTAGCTGTTAATAGTCAGCTGATGTATACCGATAAACAATATGTTAATGCAACCAATACATTACACGTTCCTTCATGGACAAGAATGGATTTAGGTGCACGTTATCAAATGAATATAGGTAAACAAAAAATAACCCTAAGAGGCAAAGTAGAGAATATTGCAAACCGCAAATACTGGGCATCAGTAGGCGGTTATGCAGGTGCGAACTATCTAACGATGGGTAATCCTCGTACTTACATGCTTTCAGTTGATGTAGATTTTTAA
- a CDS encoding PepSY-associated TM helix domain-containing protein codes for MKEGFRQSQAWLHTWSGLIVGWLLFMIFATGTLSFFREEITYWMQPELHSVSLPKDENQAVILERVFRQLSPKIEDASFLAITLPSDRNPTLKVNWFAARQRGNLVFDPNTGNVIKPRATVGGNFYYRMHYQLWYLSPFTGRIIICVVTLCMLIALITGIITHKKIFKDFFVLRTHKGQRSWLDGHIISGVIALPFHLMITFSGLIILIGFFMPWGNDAVYGQQRGKIYQEAFNIPDFGERASGIKQSMPSISSLLEQFNKVYPNQQLSFITIYRPNQTNSKIVLTTDIANTINPKGLVFNNQGEIVTEVNANGPAAATQNTLSSLHRGHFANYGLRWLYFLSGIAGCFMTASGLILWFIKKQARLKKTSPNKQPFSHRLVQILNVTTIAGLCVALPSVLLTNRLLPTMLEHRQRWEAHIFFIIWGLTLLYSIIRPYKKAWYELFALATITCLAIPIINSLTTKDSLFQSITQGNWQLASVELIAITFALLFAWLSYMIFHHNYHPKNHKVNSNAQLQQLVMDK; via the coding sequence ATGAAAGAGGGTTTTAGACAATCACAAGCATGGTTACATACATGGTCTGGCCTAATAGTAGGTTGGCTATTGTTTATGATCTTTGCTACAGGAACACTTAGCTTTTTTCGAGAGGAAATTACTTATTGGATGCAACCCGAATTACATTCAGTATCATTACCTAAAGATGAAAATCAAGCTGTTATATTAGAAAGAGTTTTTAGGCAACTCTCGCCTAAAATAGAAGATGCTTCTTTTTTAGCCATTACCTTACCATCAGACCGTAATCCCACCTTAAAAGTTAATTGGTTTGCCGCTAGACAACGAGGCAATTTAGTATTTGATCCAAATACAGGTAATGTTATTAAACCAAGAGCAACGGTGGGAGGTAATTTTTATTACCGCATGCATTATCAACTGTGGTATCTATCCCCTTTTACAGGGCGTATTATTATTTGTGTTGTCACACTCTGCATGTTAATTGCACTTATCACAGGTATTATTACGCATAAAAAAATATTTAAAGATTTCTTTGTACTACGTACCCATAAAGGCCAGCGCTCTTGGTTAGACGGCCATATTATTAGTGGCGTAATAGCGTTACCTTTTCATTTAATGATAACCTTTAGTGGGTTAATTATTTTAATTGGCTTCTTTATGCCATGGGGTAACGATGCAGTCTACGGACAACAGCGAGGTAAAATATATCAAGAAGCATTTAATATCCCAGACTTTGGTGAGCGAGCCAGTGGTATTAAACAGTCTATGCCATCAATTAGCTCCCTGCTTGAGCAATTTAATAAAGTATATCCAAACCAACAACTTAGCTTTATAACAATTTACCGCCCCAATCAAACCAATAGTAAAATTGTACTAACAACTGATATTGCAAATACTATCAATCCAAAGGGTTTGGTTTTTAACAACCAAGGTGAAATAGTTACTGAAGTCAACGCCAATGGACCAGCAGCAGCTACTCAAAATACGCTCAGCTCACTTCATCGTGGTCACTTTGCTAATTATGGATTACGTTGGCTATATTTTTTATCAGGTATTGCAGGCTGTTTTATGACGGCCAGTGGCTTAATTTTATGGTTTATCAAAAAACAAGCAAGATTGAAAAAAACATCCCCTAACAAACAACCTTTTAGCCATCGTTTAGTACAAATACTAAATGTTACAACTATAGCTGGCTTATGTGTTGCATTACCTAGTGTACTGTTAACCAATCGTTTACTACCTACTATGCTAGAACACCGTCAAAGATGGGAAGCACATATTTTTTTCATTATATGGGGACTCACATTACTCTATAGTATTATCCGCCCCTATAAAAAAGCATGGTATGAACTTTTTGCATTAGCTACTATAACTTGTTTAGCCATTCCTATTATTAATTCCCTAACGACTAAAGATTCATTATTTCAATCTATCACTCAAGGTAATTGGCAACTAGCCAGTGTTGAATTAATAGCTATCACTTTTGCTCTATTATTTGCATGGTTAAGTTATATGATCTTTCATCACAACTATCACCCTAAAAATCATAAAGTGAATTCTAATGCCCAACTTCAACAACTTGTGATGGATAAATAA